CTTCGTTTTGCAACTTCTATCATTCTATGTCCAAAATAACCGTTTTCTATTCCGAGAACAGTATCTCCTGGTTCTACCACGTTAAGAATACATGATTCCATGCCGGCTGTTCCAGTTCCTGATAATGGTAATGTCATAGGATTTGATGTTTGGAATGCAAATTTCAACATTTCATGCACATCATCCATTATTCCTAGAAAAGTGGGGTCTAAATGACCTACCACTGGCTGTGTCATAGCTTCTAAGACTTCAGGATTAGGATTACTGGGGCCAGCTCCTAAAAGGAGTTTTGGGGTTATGTTTAATTTTGAAAACTTATTGTTGCTCACTAAAGTACTCCTGATGTTCCACCATCTATGTTCATTGATGTTCCTGTTATATAACTTGCTTTACCGGAAGCTAAGAAGGAAATGATGTTTCCTGCTTCTTCTGCTTCACCGAATCGCTTTAAGGGTATATTCCCACTTCTTTCCTCATAATACTGTTCAATATCTACACCTTTTTCATTATGAAACCGATTTTGATGTTGTCCACTTTTAATTAATCCGATAAGTACAGTGTTCACTAATATATTATATTGAGCTAAATCTTTTGACATAGCTTTTGTTAATGCAATTCCAGCGGCTCTACTTACAGAAGTAGGGACAGAATTAGCTCCAGGCTGTTTTGCCCCTAGATTTGTAACATTGATGATTCTTCCACCACCGACTTTTTTCATTTGTTCTATTGCTAGTCGTGAAAATCGTATTGCTGCAAAAAATTTGAGGTCAAGGTCGTGTTGCCAGACATCATCATCTACAGTTTCAAAATTGTTAGCATTAGATGTTCCTGCATTATTTACAAGGATATCAATTCTACCAAATTTGGTTATGCATGATTCTACGACATTTTTTATGTCATCTGGATTTGTCACGTCAGCTGAAATTCCAATAATTTCACCTTTAGCAGTGGCTTTAATTTCATTTACTGCACTGTCTAGAAGTTCTTGCCTTCTTGCACAGATAACAACATTAGCACCTTCTTCACACATTATTTTGGCAGATGCTTTCCCAATTCCTTCACTACCACCTGTAATAATTGCAACTTTACCATTTAATTCCAAATCCATAATATACCTCTTTGTTTTCTAAATATAGAATTAAGAAAAATCATATAGTAACGTAAATATGAAAAGAGTACAAATTTGATATTCAGGAATCTAATATATTATTGCGCTTTTTGTGCTCACGCATCGTGCAATTATTCATAATTACCTGGATCCCTTTTTGTGAAGCTTTTTCAGCAGATTCTTGATCTTCAATAGTATCTTGCATCCAGATTGTTTTGGTTCCTATTTTGATTGCATCATCAACTATTGGGGCAACGAATTCAGGTCTT
The window above is part of the SAR202 cluster bacterium genome. Proteins encoded here:
- a CDS encoding SDR family oxidoreductase, whose amino-acid sequence is MDLELNGKVAIITGGSEGIGKASAKIMCEEGANVVICARRQELLDSAVNEIKATAKGEIIGISADVTNPDDIKNVVESCITKFGRIDILVNNAGTSNANNFETVDDDVWQHDLDLKFFAAIRFSRLAIEQMKKVGGGRIINVTNLGAKQPGANSVPTSVSRAAGIALTKAMSKDLAQYNILVNTVLIGLIKSGQHQNRFHNEKGVDIEQYYEERSGNIPLKRFGEAEEAGNIISFLASGKASYITGTSMNIDGGTSGVL